A segment of the Arachis hypogaea cultivar Tifrunner chromosome 5, arahy.Tifrunner.gnm2.J5K5, whole genome shotgun sequence genome:
AACATCCTCACTATCAGAACGTCACACTTTCGGCTGCGCCACCCTGATAGCGAAAATATTACATTTTGTCACTGTCGCCGCCGTTCTGGCTGCCAGAAACCGCCGTTGGAGCCCCCTGTCTTCTTGGTAAGTGATTTCGTTTCCGAAACCTTGAAATCAGTATTATGCTCTAAGTTGCTAAAGCTTCTGAGATGTTGGTAACATAGCGTTGCGTTTCGGGTCTTGCGTGTTGAGTTTAGTGGCTGTTACATACAACATCAAGCTGTTGCGTTGTCACCGAAGTTGCTGCTGCTCCGTTTTCTCGATTATTCGTAAGTCCGGTAAACTGTTCCTTTGTTTCGAACCCTTTTTGTCcctatttctattatatattgttgaaagtTTTGCGATGTTAATGCCTTAGGATAGAGTCCGGTTATTACATGTTGGTGAATTAAAGTTGCTATTGTGGCTACAGATATAGTGGAGCTGTGGTTGCAGTTGTCGCTGGTTGCGGGACGAAATAAAAGGGTTTCTTTGGCATGTTTAGTTTATGAGTTTCGACTATGCGAAGTAGGGGCGCGTTTCTTAAACTCATTTTACTTTCAAGAATTGTTACAAGTTGATATTAATAtgaaaaatgtatttttatgatTACGTGATTCTTAAGGATTGATTTGAGTTGCTTTGGATGAATGAAATTATTTGTTtgattgaattattgatttgtTTGGGTTAGCATCCGGTTGTTGATAAGAAATTGATTTAGAAAGTTGATTTTATTGAATATTATGAAAAGTAGTTTTCTTGGTTTTGGagttaatttgatattgaaaatgaATCGGCAATAgaaatgatttaagatataattaatgtaacaccctcactatcagaatgtcgcACTTTcagctgcgctactctgatagcgagaatattatattattctaaGATGTAAgacctcaaatttttgaaaattagataaattatttaataatttattttatttatttgagaatatatttttagaaatttttatattaattgagtactttcttattattgatgtaaaatctttaataattaaaaaataatgagaattttatatactttaatttaaataattatatttaaagttCTAAAAAGTGAATTGGTCATTAAACCAATCTGACAACTAGTTTAATAGTTTaatggttcaaccggttcaattaTAATTCAACCAAAATAACTGGACTATAGTAATAcaatgtataaaattataaataaatacacaaaaatatagatatattttaatataaatcttaaaaatatatCAATTAAAAATGCAATACCAATCAAAGTTTCATAAGCtcgtataattatataaatacaagacttaaatagaaaaaatatcaaatttcaaaatcaagatttatataaatataaaattcatgatattatatattatatatcgtagaatataaaaaataaacacaccaaaatataaatatattttgttttaaaaatatatcagttaatatattctaattttaaaatgatgtaattttattatttatgtaattttactAATAAAGTTCTATGATgtctcaaaacaaaaaaaaatgttaaaaaacactaaataatTTGAACCCAACAAAAAGCTActttaaaagaaataaagaaaacaaagttTCCTAACTCCTTGCACCTACTAAAAATGAATTTAGCAACTACTATAACTACAATATATCtcttgtaaataaaaaaaaacaaaactttattaattttttaaaataaatgataaacatACAAGGCAAGAAAATAATTCAAGtcataagaattaaaaaaaaaaaaacaattcaacaaagaataatagaaaataataagaatttaataatatttttgtaacggTACAATAATGATAAGAATTGAAATTGtacataatataaaaatactttagttAAGGCAacaacattaattatttatttgccttatttgtcatttattttaCTGGTCAATTATATTATGTTTCCTGTTTAATGTAACTTAACTAATCAGgaataattaattaaacaataaattctaaccattatttaatataattgtaatattaaagagaaaaaaacagttaaaatttgtttatttaatattattaattttaataataattaataaatattaaataaattaactttttattgtttttggttaatttttttattattgaacatttttgtaatataaaatctaaaatttttttagaataaattaaaaaaaattattattttctaaaaaaaaaaagatattcttACTTTAAAtacaagtattttattttttttatttgtgccaATTCACCCCGTGATGAACTGAATGTCCACATACAGTTCGTCTAGTAATACGACAAATTGtgagaaaatatatataatatataattttaatatataatatatataaaacatgtaaaaaaacttaataaaatgattaacaatattttttgtatcattttttttagtttaatttataaatatatgatcatagttatataaattttgaaatttaattttagttattaaattttaataattataagacAGGGcaaatacatatggttaagagcAAGCCAGATTCTATATAGGTTATTATTAGGTGGAATAAAATAAGGTAGAATAAGAATTCATTTTATTGTCACCATTAATATGAAGCACTTGATAAATATTTGAACGatattatggtttttttttttttttttttggacatgtaCCAAAGatttgtctttgaaaaaaattgattgtaCCAAGTAGAGattttagataaattttattttattattttacatgaATTAGTCAATAAtattcaattatatatttatcttattttaacgGTTGTTTTAGATTTCAAActaacaaaagaacatgaaattttATTTGAGTAAATACAAAATATTAGACTATATAGACATGGGTACTTACTCTAAATATAGAGGATTAGTCATCAAGTGATAATAAGCATTGTAATTAAATACATTAGGATTATAATCACGTTGTAACCACTTTGTGTATTCATTGGAGGGCATCTTCGAGGAGACAAAGGGTTATATCTTATTGTTGCTCCTCCTCCACAAtatacaatattttaattttcacaaAAGGCAGAATAATTCAATTGTAACCTATACATATGCCATGTAGTAAAGGTAGTCGAGGGAATTCCTTTTGTAACAACTATGggaattattcttctattcacaTTGACTCTTAGAGAGGTTGATTCAGCCTCTAAACCTCTCgtgatattttttttagtttgtccAGTGTTATTATTTGACGTATCAGTCGAAATGTAAGTTCTATCAGATATATTTATTAACTTTTCACTTTATAATTGCATGCAAAATTTGATAACAATTTAACCTAAGACTCCATCGAATATGCTAATTCGTTCGTTTGATTTTGGTTTAATTTTAACACACGAGAGGTTAATCAAATTTCTATCCAAGATCTCAATTTAAAAAGTAGATACGTCtccttttaaaaaataagttcGAATTGGGAGTTAATAATTGTAATGTCGAAACTAGTTTTACAAACAATATAATTATGTGAATACAAATGAATCAAAACTTTATATCAAAAGAAATTTAAAGAATgctaccaaaatatttttaaataaagatgtaataaataaataaaattagacaaaagactaataaacaaagaagaaaattgaaaataagacaaaattaaaaataaaaaaataagaaaaagataatgctccaaagaaaataacaaaataaattgaCTTCAAACATTCGTGTACTAGTATTCTACGATTTTTTTCAATGTCAATGTGACTGAAAATTTGTAAAAATTTAGTATAATTTAAAGTGTTAAATAAAAGTTCATTTGAAATTCTTTGacttttttatttatagaaaaataaaactaTACTATAATAAATAGTTATTGATCTCTTactcacatttttattttattttatttattctacaaGTTTAATTATCTCAAATCTATTTCCCATGTGTTATTTGTACATTTCTAGTTCgaccttaattttttttttctttgactcTAGCTAACTCTTGTCGACCTCAAAAAGTGTTGTTAATAATTATGCTGTGAGTCGAATTTTttgctaaaatttaattttttaatttgttgctcAAAAATAATATCATGTATATATATGAATTGTTATTTATTATTAGCATGGTTATCTGCAAGGTAAAGACTAGAGAGATATTAAAGGTCAAAGGAACAAGAGAACAGAAGAGGAGCAGGGAAGAGAGAGATGGAAAGAGAGAGTAGTAATGaatgggaggatgaacctctaaCACCGGCGGGGAGGCTGTTCGCGCAACCGGAGATGAGGCAAATAATCCACTGCGTAGTTGGAACCAAGAACCCTTTCGACATCGACTCCGTCAAATCTGAGCTCCGGAAGTCCGCCATGCTCCAACACCCGCGGTTCACCAGTCTCTTGGTCCGCGACCACCGCGGCAGGGAGCACTGGCGCCCCACCCAAGTTGACATCGAGCGCCACGTCCTCATCATCGACCGCCCTCTCTCCGACGCCGACCACGACTCCGCCGTCAACTCCTATCTTGCCGATTTGTCAACGGAGGGACTCAGCATGGAGAAACCCTTGTGGGAACTCCACATCCTGATGGCTCACAATTGCGCCATCTTCCGAATCCACCACTCCCTTGGCGACGGCATCTCCTTGATGTCTATGCTCCTCGCCTGCTGTAGGAAGCTCCACGATCCACACTCTGTCCCCACCatagcctcttcttcttcttcttcttcttcctcctctcgcTCTCGCAACACCACCTGGCCGAATATTCTTTGGAATCTTGCGGTTACCTTCTGGTTTTGCTTGGTCTTTGCCCTAGAGTTCATCCTGCGGTGTCTGTGTGTTCGTGACCGCAAAACTCCGCTCAGCGGCGGCGCCGGCGTTGAGTTGTGGCCCAGGAAGATTGCTACTGCCTCCTTTTCCCTCCAAGACATGAAGACCGTCAAGACGGCTGTTCCCACTGcggtaaaattaataataattatttcctttcctttcttttatatCCTTCAAACTACTAATATAACACAATTAATCCATATTAATTGCTTTAGACACCCAAAAAGAAATCCATATTAATTGCTACATATGCTTCTTATTGAAAACTACCCAATTGTAATAGCCGATAAGTTGTTAAAATCATTTATCTAAATATAGAAGCCCAATCACATGCCATGCTTCCCCAATTTTTGAAACAAACACTTTTGCGGACTTGTCCCAAAGATATGGGATCGATTAAATAATTACATTCAAGATTCAACTATATGagttttctattaaaaaatagtCCTTTAACTAGTCTTAAAGTTCagtttgaataaataatttaattaaattttaaaaaaatttaataataaatatttatattaaaaaagttataaataaattatttatatttaaattttttattttaaaaatagttatttaaagaaaataaaaaataattataaattttttttaatttattcataagtatttaaataattttttaaaaaaatttaattttaaaaataacactaaacattaatattataatttttcataagttaaaagtaaaaaaaaattacttatgaATCTATCTCGTCTTTAATCTATCGTTGTTTATAGTATAATATGTGTGAAGATAAAATAATAGTATTGTAAAACTAACATATTTCATTATTTTAagttattagttaatattaatattttttttatacaagttcaaacaaaaattcaaatgcaatagAATGTTGAAAGTcaaatattaattagaatttattaaaaaatattaatttttaaaattaaaaaaataatatatatttattttatagtaaaaACTGAAGTGtagttaacttcacgtgaagttgatacttgagagtcgttagataatttgattgactaaatttttatttaacgatTCTTAGATATCAACTTGACGTGAAGTCGATTTCACCATAGTTTtcactttattttatatataaaaatataatgactGAATTTTGATGGCCCATAATAATTTTGAATTACATTACCTGTGTTGATTATTTGACTCTGCCCCGCCGCCAAAGTTTAGGCATGACAGCAACAAAATAATTCTTTTTCGGAAAACGAAAATTTATCGAAAAATTAAACCAACTTATAAAATTGTTTCTCGGTTTGACTAAAGATTAAACATGTTTGGATAAAATATGAAGGTGGATTATACTCGAAAGCTGTTAACTCTAAGCTAGGAAATAGCTTACAAGTACTGAAGTTCAAGCAACTTTTTTAAAAACTTAGAATAAGCAGAAACTGATCATTTTATAGTTATTATCATTTTACTGATTCCTGGTTTAGATATTAGTTAATAGGTCTAATTATTATGAAcaattctataattttattaattttttacaatttttaaaatttataagcaAGCCATTacaatttgcaaaaaaaaaaaaatcaaatattattatGAAGTTCTCtataatttaattctattttttataatttaaaaatctttaatcaaattattatattatacaaaaaaTGCTAATCTAGTATCTGTTGTTTAAACATTTTCAATCAAGTTTTTATTATAATCCTTGTTTAGATTAGATCtctctaatttaaaaattttgtgataaaaaattagtaaatgcTAATGTGTTTTGGAAAAGTTAAGAAGTGCaaccttttttaaattttaaatcttaattataTTGTACACAAATTTTAAGAAATGTGCAGACTTAAAGATTTTACTATTGGATGAATGATTTGAACAGGGGACTGGGAATATACGATAATGCAGTGTTTGTCAACACCCATAATAACCAATGAAccataaatttattatgtatatGACCACTATGAACATTCAGATATAATATTTCGAGCACTTGCTGTTTTGCAGACCATAAATGATGTTCTATTTGCTGTTATATCATCTGGGATATCAAGATACTTGGATTTCCGAGCACCCAATGGTACACGTCACTTGTATAATTGTTTAAACCGCTATTTTCAACATGTTTCCTTTTCATATTCCACTGCTTTTAGGTAGAAATACACAGACATTCCAGATAGAACTTCATTTGGTTATAGAGATAGggatagtaaataaaaaatagaatctcATGAAAGAAACTAGAATCTCTCTAAAACTTatcttctttctatttttgtatTCTTATCTTGGAGATAGAATCCAACAATACACAATGACAACTAATTAAAAAGTTCCTTTCTGTAAGGGGTGCAAGAGGGGATTCAGCTAACAGGTTTAGCTATGGTTAATCTGAGAAAACAGCCAGGACTGCAGGTTTAGCTACTCTGCCCAATTTCACTTTATTTAGTTGctgctactcaggctataataaTATTGTGGGTGGATCAAAATGATCAGGAACTATCCAATCTGATGAAAAGCAATTCAGGAGCAAGGTGGGGTAACAAATTCGGTATGCTTCTCCTGCCTGTATATTATCACAGAAGCAACAATTCAGATCCTCTAGCATATCTCAAGAGAGCTAAAGCAATGATCGACAGAAAGAAACAgtctttggaggcccatttctcaTACAAAGTTGGAGATTTAGTAATGTCAACTCTTGGTCCAAAGGTTAATTAATTTCTCCCCCTTTGTCTACTTTTTGCTACTTGTGCTCATTACAGGGACAGCTATCATGTACTACTGTTTGCTGTTTATACAATGCAGTTTGCTAGCTGGCTAAATTACCGGATTCTCTGTAACACTACCTTCACAATCTCAAACGTGGTCGGACCGCAAGAAGATATCATGATGGTAGAAAATCCAGTAACATACTTGCGGGCAAATAATTCTGCCTTGCCTCATGTACGGCCCTCTAAACTcttcaacttcacgtgaagttgttAAATGAtttaaatgatttgactaaattttcatctaacgtcTTGATTGTACTTAAGTTTCCACCTTATAATAAACACTGTTTGACACCAATGTTTTCTTAACATTCAAACacacatttttttctttaaaaaataatttaaatacacaatTAATTAGTAACAATCGTGTTTTTATACGAGTGTCAAGAGTGTTTAGTATGTGAATAGTATCTTTCTTTTGTTAATGTTGTGTTTGTGAATGGTTGATATTTCTATTGGTATAATGCAGGCACTCATTTTGAATATGGTGAGCTA
Coding sequences within it:
- the LOC112801183 gene encoding wax ester synthase/diacylglycerol acyltransferase 5, producing MERESSNEWEDEPLTPAGRLFAQPEMRQIIHCVVGTKNPFDIDSVKSELRKSAMLQHPRFTSLLVRDHRGREHWRPTQVDIERHVLIIDRPLSDADHDSAVNSYLADLSTEGLSMEKPLWELHILMAHNCAIFRIHHSLGDGISLMSMLLACCRKLHDPHSVPTIASSSSSSSSSSRSRNTTWPNILWNLAVTFWFCLVFALEFILRCLCVRDRKTPLSGGAGVELWPRKIATASFSLQDMKTVKTAVPTATINDVLFAVISSGISRYLDFRAPNGVQEGIQLTGLAMVNLRKQPGLQELSNLMKSNSGARWGNKFGMLLLPVYYHRSNNSDPLAYLKRAKAMIDRKKQSLEAHFSYKVGDLVMSTLGPKFASWLNYRILCNTTFTISNVVGPQEDIMMVENPVTYLRANNSALPHALILNMVSYAGRADMQVQVAKDIIPDPEFLAKCFEDALLEMKEQVTAKI